A DNA window from Ketobacter sp. MCCC 1A13808 contains the following coding sequences:
- the uvrB gene encoding excinuclease ABC subunit UvrB produces MRKFKVHSKYQPAGDQPTAIASLVEGLNDGLSHQTLLGVTGSGKTFTIANVVEQIQRPTMVMAHNKTLAAQLYGEFKEFFPDNAVEYFVSYYDYYQPEAYVPSSDTFIDKDSSVNEHIEQMRLSATKALLERQDVLIVATVSAIYGLGDPGSYLKMVLHLDRGDPIDQRTILRRLAELQYTRNDTDFYRANYRVRGEIIDVFPAESEREALRIELFDDEIENLSLFDPLTGEVLQRLPRYTIYPKSHYVTPRETVVGAIDNIKTELHDRLAFFSNESKLVEHQRLGERTRYDLEMMQELGYCTGIENYSRYLSGRGAGEPPPTLFDYLPDNALVVIDESHATVPQIGAMYKGDRSRKETLVQYGFRLPSALDNRPLQFEEWEALCPQTIFVSATPGNYEAEHQQAVIEQIVRPTGLVDPQIEILPATTQVEDLLSQISATIAKQERVLVTTLTKRMAEDLTDYLAEHGVRVRYLHSDIDTVERVEIIRDLRLGEFDVLVGINLLREGLDMPEVSLVAILDADKEGFLRSERSLIQTIGRAARNLNGRAILYADKITNSMRKAMDETERRRNKQTEFNKANGITPAGIRKSVEDIMEGARAPGGNRKNLRKVADRSGEYKVDIASMEPRQVAAMIKELEQKMFKSAKSLEFEEAARIRDEVQRLKDLAFIQ; encoded by the coding sequence GTGCGCAAATTCAAAGTTCATTCAAAGTACCAGCCGGCGGGCGATCAGCCCACCGCCATAGCCAGTCTGGTGGAAGGCCTTAATGATGGGCTTTCTCATCAGACGCTGTTGGGGGTCACCGGTTCCGGTAAAACCTTTACTATCGCCAATGTGGTGGAGCAGATTCAGCGGCCGACAATGGTCATGGCCCACAACAAGACGCTGGCAGCTCAATTGTACGGCGAGTTTAAAGAGTTTTTCCCTGATAACGCTGTTGAATATTTCGTTTCTTATTACGATTATTATCAGCCGGAAGCCTATGTGCCTTCATCCGATACCTTTATAGATAAAGACTCCTCGGTTAACGAGCATATTGAGCAAATGCGGTTGTCTGCTACGAAAGCGTTGCTGGAGCGGCAAGATGTGTTAATTGTTGCAACGGTGTCCGCGATCTATGGTTTGGGTGATCCGGGGAGTTACCTGAAAATGGTCTTGCACCTGGACCGTGGTGATCCGATTGATCAGCGCACGATTCTGCGTCGATTGGCGGAGCTACAATACACCCGTAACGACACGGATTTTTATCGTGCGAATTATCGCGTGCGTGGAGAAATCATCGATGTGTTTCCCGCGGAATCTGAGCGAGAAGCGCTGCGAATCGAGTTGTTTGATGACGAAATAGAGAACCTGTCCTTGTTTGATCCGCTGACAGGAGAGGTGTTGCAGCGCTTACCTCGTTATACGATCTATCCTAAATCCCATTATGTTACTCCCCGCGAAACCGTGGTGGGCGCGATCGATAATATCAAAACCGAGTTACATGATCGGTTGGCGTTCTTCAGTAACGAAAGTAAATTGGTGGAGCACCAGCGTCTAGGGGAACGTACCCGTTATGATCTGGAAATGATGCAGGAGCTGGGGTATTGCACCGGAATAGAAAACTATTCCCGTTATCTCTCAGGGCGTGGTGCCGGAGAACCACCTCCGACGCTGTTTGATTATCTGCCCGATAATGCGCTTGTGGTAATCGATGAATCCCATGCGACGGTGCCCCAGATAGGCGCCATGTATAAAGGTGACAGGTCGCGCAAAGAAACACTGGTTCAGTATGGGTTTCGTTTGCCCTCTGCTTTGGATAACCGGCCCCTGCAGTTTGAAGAATGGGAGGCCTTATGTCCGCAAACGATTTTTGTTTCCGCTACACCGGGCAATTACGAGGCGGAGCACCAGCAGGCCGTTATCGAGCAGATTGTGCGGCCCACCGGTTTGGTCGATCCACAGATAGAGATTTTGCCCGCTACCACACAGGTGGAAGATTTGTTATCTCAAATCTCTGCGACCATTGCCAAACAAGAGCGGGTCCTGGTAACCACCTTAACCAAGCGCATGGCAGAAGATTTGACGGATTACCTGGCTGAGCACGGAGTACGTGTACGCTATCTGCACTCGGATATTGATACCGTGGAGCGGGTAGAAATTATCCGGGATTTACGCTTAGGCGAGTTTGATGTGCTGGTGGGCATTAATCTGTTGCGCGAAGGTCTGGATATGCCGGAAGTCTCTTTGGTGGCAATTCTGGATGCCGATAAAGAGGGCTTCCTGCGTTCTGAGCGTTCCCTGATTCAGACTATCGGACGCGCAGCCCGGAATCTGAACGGGCGGGCCATACTCTATGCAGACAAGATAACCAATTCTATGCGCAAGGCGATGGACGAAACAGAGCGTCGCCGCAACAAGCAGACGGAGTTCAACAAAGCGAACGGCATTACCCCCGCCGGGATCAGAAAATCCGTTGAGGATATTATGGAGGGTGCTCGTGCGCCGGGCGGTAATCGTAAAAATCTGCGGAAAGTGGCTGACCGGAGCGGTGAATATAAAGTGGATATTGCCTCGATGGAGCCGCGTCAGGTAGCGGCAATGATCAAGGAGCTTGAGCAAAAGATGTTTAAGAGTGCGAAAAGCCTGGAATTTGAAGAAGCCGCCCGTATCCGTGATGAAGTTCAGCGATTGAAGGATCTAGCCTTTATCCAATAG